One Oligoflexus sp. genomic window, CTTTTTCACCCAGGGCATGAAGACCCTGATTGTTTCCCTGATCATCATCTGGATTTTCCGTTTCCTCGTGACGCAGCATCTGTGGAAAATCGTCAAGCACCTGGGAATCTATGATTTCCAGGCGGAAACGATGGGTGATCCTCTGAGCCTGAAGAGGAGCGCTCCGCCTCGGCCGGACGAGTTGGACGCGCTGGTCGATACCGTGAATACCCTCTCGCAGAGACTTCACTTTTATAATGCCGCGATGAAGGAGCAGTTCTCGATCAAGGAGCAGGAAGTCCGCGATCAAAGGGCCATCGCCAATAATGTCGTGAAACTGGCGACTCTTGGGGAAATGGCCGGCGGCATCGCGCATGAGATTAATAATCCGCTTCACATCATCAAAGGATATAATGATATCCTGGTGGATCAGCTGGGACAGGGCATCATGGATCGTGAAGTTCTGCATCGCGCTTCCCTCGTTATTGAGAAGAACACCAACCGCATTGCCCGTATCGTGTCCAGCCTTCTGATGTTCTCCCGGAAGGGCGATCAGGAAACCTTCGGCCTTATAAATATGCCGAAGCTGATCGACCAGGTGGTTTCCATCACGCAGCCTCTGGCGGAAAACCATGGCATCCGCTATGAAGTCGACCTCGATGATTTGAATGATGCGCGCGCCGTGGAATGCAACGAAGTGCAGATTGCCCAGGTGCTGATCAACATCATCAATAATGCGATAGATGCCATAGTCGAGCATGAGCGGCGTGATCCCTGGATTCGCGTCGTCGGCCGTGCTGATGGCGATGGTGTGGCGATCGAGGTGATCGACTGCGGTCCTGGCATTCCGGATGAAGTGGCGGCCAAGATGTTTGAACCATTCTTCACGACCAAGGAAGTGGGCAAGGGCACCGGCCTTGGGCTCAGCATGAGCCTTGGCATAGTCGAGCAGCATCACGGCCGCCTTTATTTGGACAAGGCGCGGCCTCATACCTCTTTTGTCGTTGAACTTCCGTATCAACACGAGGCCGAACGGAAAGCCTCCTAATCGCAGAAAGGACAGCCCTTGGCAAAAATCCACGGACCATCCGCGACGCGCGCCACCATTCTTTATGCAGCCGGCCTTGGGGTTTGGTTCTGGGCCCGCACGCTGAGTGGACAAATGGGAAAGCCACCGTACGCAGCGATTGCCATGCTGGTTGTGGCGATGCTGGCCGGGCCGGTGGCTTTGATGAATTTTTTCAAGATCGTTTGGGGCAGCTTCAAAACCGAGCGCTCCGTTCCCGTCTTTCTCCTGGAACTCGCCTATTCCGCGATCCTGCCCGGACTCTTTTTCGCCTGGCATATCATGAGCATGATTCGCTAAGCCGCAAAGCGGCGGGTAAGACGCCGCCGACCCCGCAATTCCAATTCACTGTCATTTTGAGTCGTCTGCTATCAGGTCTTTGATTTGTATCGCGGCCGCGCGTTACGACCAGGCAAGCCCTGACGATCAAAATAAGGACAGACCGATGCATTTTCTTTTTCCTCGCCTTCCTTTGGCCTTCGGCTTGTTGATTCTTTTGGTCCCGGCTGCCTGTGATAAAGAGGCTTCTCGGGAAAAGCCGCTGCAGCCGCCGACTCGGGTGGAAGAAACCAAACCAGCGCCGCCGCCTTCGAACGGTCCGAAAAAACCGATACCGATGATACCCACGGTTGAACCCAAGCCTCGGGAACCTGCTAAGCCTTCCGTGGAGCCCGATCTGTCTGCCCCCGCGCCCACAGAGTCGGTCGAGGTCTTGGAAAGAAAGTGGGAGCTGAAGCAACCAAAACTAACGGTGAAAGATATAGAAGCTTTGTCGTTGCCTCCTGTGACGCTGTCCTGGGCGGACAGGTTTGAAGGAGTGGCTCAACTGCGGCAAGAGTTGATTAAGTATTACAGCCAGCAATGGACAAGCAATCAAAGCGACCTCAATGCTTTGCAGGCGAACCTCGATACGTCCTATGAAAACTTCAAAAAAGCGTCTGCGACGTCCAGCATGGAACGCCATGAAGCTGCGAGCGCGAAGCTTTGGAATGAGCGCCTGGATATCTTGCGAAAGGAATATAAGCGGGTCACGGACACTTTCGAAAAGCGGGTGGAAAAGGCGCAGGGTTCTTTTAAATCGGAATGTGAATCCTCACTTCGCAGTATCGCAGCGTCCCTGTCGCGCTCGATGAATAAAAATAGCGAACTGCCCACGGAGTCGAACGATCCCAATTACTACCTGACCGAGACGCTGTCGGGTATCAAACTATCCTTTCAATGCGATCGGGACCTGATGGCCGAATTCTACCCGACCTATCGCACGGAGAAAGCCGACCTTGAGCGCCAGCTTAAGCTGGAAACAGGGCCGCTGATTTCGATTCAAGCAGCCTATCAGGAAGCTGTTCAGCGCCTGAAAGGTGATGAGACAAAAGCCTTGGAATTGGCGGCAGGCGTTGCCCAATCCACGACTTTTGAAAAACGCCCGCTGGATCGAAATCAACTGGATGCCGCGGCCTTGAGTACCGTGACCCTGCTCGTGGATAATATGCTGGATAGGTGGTATAAGCGCTTTCAGTGCGGGGACGCAGCGCATGCTGAAGATTGCAAAAAGCGTCTGACAGTAATAAACGATAAACTTGCCAAGCGTCAGGCTTCCCTGCAGGACAGGGGGTTTTTCAGCAATAGAGTCCTGACTGCCGACTGGATTCGCAATCAAGTCGTTGGTGACTTTGAGGCCATGTACGAAAGGACCAGTTATCTTCTGAAGAAGCCATCCATGATGGATTGGGCTCTTTTCCGACTTTGGGATCATTCGATCAGCAGTCAGGAAAAACCTGGCAATCGCTTCATGTCCTCCATGATTATCATATCGTCCCGTATGTTGGACAGCAGCGTCGATTCCAATCCACTGAATCTGACGTCGTCCACGAACCTTTTGGATTCACGGATTTCTGAAGTTTCGCTGGTGGAATATATAGATAATATGGGCAAGTATCTGGCAGTGGCAGGCTGGAAACGCAGCACGTTCCCTGTGATGGCTGGCGATTATGGATACCTTCTGCAGAACGCTGCCGATACTTCGGAGCGGCTGAAAATCATTCAAGACTTCCAGGCGGAAGCGCAAAAAAACCTTGCCGACTGGGACGAGGAACGCGCGTTTATCCGGGAACTCATCCAGAATGTACCTTATATGCAGGACTTAAAGAACGTTTGGGAACGACTCAGCCCGGCTGCGGTCCGCGAGATCAAGCTGTTCACCGCCAGCGAAGAGCTGCGGGTCCGCGAGCAGAATCTCGTCGACTCCATTCAATTGACCGGCATAGCCCTGAGTCTGCCCCTGGTCGCCGACGGTCAACTGAATAGCAGGCATCTTTTCGTGAGCAACTGGCTCAATGACCTGAAAGTGGATTTGGACCTGCTTTTGGGAACGTTGTTTGACCCCTTGTAATTTAGATCGCAAACCATCGGCTCGATTTAATCCCAAACGTTTTCATAACGAGTCCCCGCGGCGCAATCGTCGCGGGTGGCACGAAGGCTTTGCGCTTCTGAATCTTGGCGATCAGGATGTCGCTGACGATGTGGGATAGATCAGCAAATGTCCAGATCAGATACCAGGGTGACAGGATCACCGTCTTATACACAGTAAAGAGGGAATAACCCTTGTAATAGAGCCAGGGCGCGACCAGAAGGAAGAGCCACGACGCCTTGAGCCAGGTTCCGATCACCGGCCAATGCAGAATCCCTCGGTGAGTGAAGAAGTAACCAAAGGGAGCCCAGATCAGGTTGTGCAGCATGTTCAGCACGTACTGCAAGGGTTTCACGAGATGCAGCAGCAGTCTGAACCGCATCTTTTTCAGGCCATGGGTCAGAAATCCCAAGGGAGCCGTCCGGGCACCACAGCGATTGCCCCGCACGTCCAGATCGGGATTCAAATAGCGGCAGCAGTAAGCATAGAAAGCCGCATAAGCGCCCCAGAGTCCCAACTCTTCATAGCTTTGCGGCAGACCCTTCGCCGCGACAATGGAGACACCCGAGATGGTGCCAAACACCCAGTCCACATACCAATTCTTCATGAGTTCTCCCATTCCTTCCTTGGAATGACAAACGAACCCAATCTTGCTGATTTCAAAAAAAAATTCAATGCAGGATTCCGATGTTCCAGACATAATGGGCGGCAGCTCTTACCCTTCGGGCCCACTAGTTCAGGACATTTCATGGTACCTATCGAAATCAAACTGCCTTACTCCCAGCTTGTGATGCAGGGCTTTCAGTCCAATCCCTATGCCGCGCGCCGCGCCGTGGCCCTGCATGGCTGGCTGGATAACTGCTTCAGTTTCCGTCCTCTGGCCGAGCGCCTGCCCGAGGTCAACATCATCGCTTTCGATTTGCCTGGGCATGGCGATTCCAGTACCCTCCCTGAGGGCGTGAGCTTTGATTTTCATCAGTACCTTGTGTGGCTGCATGAGCTGATCACAGCTCTGGATGGCCCACCTGACATTCTGCTCGGACATTCCATGGGAGCTGCTATCATGAGTCTGTATGCGGGTGTCTTTCCCGAACATGCAGCGCAGTTGATTCTGATCGAGGGGATTGGTCCCTTGAGCGCGCCTGAAGACGAGGCGCCCCAAAAGATGCGGGCCTATATCCAAAGCTGGCTGCAGCCGGCGCGTCTTCGGAATGCGATCTATGCGAACCGGGACGAGGCTGTGCGGGCGCGACAGAAAAATGGGCCTCTGACCATGGAGAGCGCACAGATATTGGCTGAACGTGGAGTCGCAGCGCGGGGGCAGGGCGTTGTTTGGAAACACGATCCGCGTTTGAAATTACCGAGCCGCTATCAATTCAGCGAGGCGCAGACGCTGGCTTATCTGGGAGCGATAACCTCGTCGACCCTTTACATCGAGGCGACGCAGACCATCATCCCCGACAATGATTTGACCCGGAAACGGAAAGAGACTGTACGGGGTATGCAGTCGGTCACGCTCGCGGGTGGGCATCATCTGCATTTGGACGATCCGGAACCGGTGGCTCAGGCCATTCGGAGTTTTTTAAAATTGGAGGTCGTATGAAACATTGGTTGGCCACACTTGCTTTGGTTTCTTCCTTTTCGGCCGTGGAAGCAGCGGATTTGAAACTGAATGATCCCGCCCCCACGTTTACGCTGAAAAATCAGGACGGCAAGGACTTCGATTTGAAATCCCGCGCCGGTCAATGGACGGTGCTTTATTTCTATCCCAAGGCCGAAACCCCAGGCTGCACCAAGCAGGCCTGCGCCTTCCGCGATAACATCAAAAAGATTCGCGCCCAGGGCGCCGAGGTTTATGGCATCAGCGGGGACACGGTGGAAAAGCAGGCTGGTTTTCATAAATCCCAGCGTTTGAATTTCGATCTGCTGGCGGATCCCGATGCGAAAGTCATTGAGCAGTACGGCGCGAAGATGCCGATGGTCGCGATGTCCAAACGATGGACCTTCATCGTCAACCCGGAACTGAAGATCGTGTCGATCGATAAGGATGTGGACCCGGTGATCGATTCCGAAAAAATCGCCGATCAGATCGCCGAGCTGAAAAAGAAGTAAGACAAAACCCGCGAAGAGATTCGCGGGTTATTTTTTTCCAGGAGGACAGGCTTCGGAAGGCCAGTAAAGGGGCTGGTAGCAGCTGTCCGCGATCCCTTTGCGCTTTTCGGTCGTTTGGCATCCAAAAATTGGACAGATGAAACTGATGCACACGAGCAAACGCCATTGAAAAGGCATGGGCTAAACTCCGTTTTTTGTAAGCAACCCCTTTAAAATACTTCATTTTGCCGGAAATATCCAGGCCGGTGGCCGCCGTGGCCAGAAGCTTGCAAATCCTCGTGCGGCGCGACCTGCGTCCCATGCCCCTTTCTGAGCGGAGTTACCTCGTGGATACTGAAGCTAAAAACGCCCTGTCCATTCCCGGCAAGAATGATTATTCCGAGGCCGCTCGCCTGGATAGGCTCGCCTTTATCCAAAAGCAAAGTGGAGCCGCAGCCCAGCAAATCGGGAGCGCGAACCTTGACGCGACCCAGATGCGCGGCACTGTTGAGAATTTTATCGGCTCCATCCAGGTTCCCGTCGGTCTTGCCGGGCCCTTGCTCTTTGATGGTGCCAGCGTCCAGGGCATGATCACAGCCCCTTTCGCCACGACCGAAGGCGCTCTGGTGGCTTCCGCCTGCCGGGGATCGCGACTTCTGACGGCTGCGGGTGGCGTCTATACCCAAGTGATTTCGCAATCGGTGCATCGCGCGCCCTCATTCAATGTCGACAGCCTGCGCGAGGCGATTCGCTTGAAAGAGTTCGTGGAAAGCCAGCTGCATGTGATGCAGGCTTTTGTGCGTCAGGCCTCGAAGCACGCTGTCCTTCAGGAAATCGTTCCCTTTGTGAACGGCCGCACCCTGCATGTCGTCATGCATTTTTCCACCGGTGATGCCGCCGGCCAGAATATGGTGACTGTCGTCGCGGATCACTTAAGCCGTGAGTTGGTGAAACTCGCCGAGGCCAATCTTGGTATTGCGATTCGCTCGTTTCAGATCGAAGGCGGGATGAATGGCGATAAGAAAGTAAATTTCTACAGCTTTATCAAAGGCCGCGGCGTGCGGGTGGCAGCGGAATGCTTTATTCCGAACCATGTCTTCCTCGAACAGTTCCGTCTGGACCCGGATGCCTTCCATGAACACTATCAACGCGGTGTGGCCGCCAGCAGTCTGGTCGGCGGCATGGGTGTGAACGTGAATATCGCCAATGCGCTGGCGGCCCTTTTCATCGCCACGGGCCAGGATGTGGCTTCGGTGCATGAATCGAGCTTGGGTTACCTGCTGGTGGAAAGGGATACTGATGGCCTTTACTGCTGCTTGACCTTGCCCTCGCTTCTGGTGGGCACGGTGGGCGGCGGCACGATACTTCCGACGCAAAGCGAAGGCCTGGCCTTGCTCGATTGCGTCGGCGCGGGCAGGAAGGGACGTCTTGCGGAGATTATCGCAGGCTTCTGTCTCGCCCTGGACCTTTCCACATGGTCCGCGATCGCAGCCCATACCTTTACGGATGCTCATAAGAGGCTGGGGCGGCGTTGATAGTCGGCCGTCACTTCGGTTTTTTAATGTAATTCAGCGTGACCGTCAGATCCAGCGCCGTGTGAAAACAATCCATCTTGGTGTCACTGTCATCATTGTCGCCGGTGGCGATCAGGTCCACCGGGACCTGGACCTTGCCCTGTATGCCTTTGGCAATGCCGGCGATCTCGCTGTAGTTCAGCTTCAAAAGGATCGGGCCTTCGGTGTCGGTCCCTGGGAAGGTGCAGCGTTCCATGGCGCCCACGCAGAAGGGGAGCGCTTTGAAATCCACCGGCGACTCGCGCACCTTCAGGAAATCCCACTTATAAAACCCGTTGATCTTATCCAGCTTCGGAATGAAGTCCTTGTTGCTGGAGAAGATCACGAAATCATCTATGGTCAGAATCAGGAAATCATCATACTGCACTTTCGCATTCGCTGGGGTTTCCAGGTTCATGCTGCAGATTTCGCTGCCCTCGGGCAGTTTCAGATTTTGGGTTGATACTTTCTGCGCCTGCAGCTGGGCTTCCACCGGACCTTTATTCGGCTCGACGTTGAAGGCGCATTTTTTGCTTTCCGGGAACACGAGTTTCACCTGGCTCGTCAGCAGCTGGACGGGTTTTTCACAGCTCTGATTCAGCTGCAGATCGGTGGAAGACGTGTCGATGACGGTGGATGTCACGGGGACGTTGGCGGGTTCCTTGGACGTCGTGACTTTGGGCGTCGTGGTCGTGACCTTGGCTTCTTCGGCCGCTGTTTCCGCTTCCTCGGCTTTGCCCCGGAATTGACTGGTTTTACATCCAATAGCAGCGAACGATCCGATCAGGACGGAAACCGTGAGAAGCTTCATGCACCACTCCCTTTAAGCCTTGCTTTCCAGCTTAGAAGAGACAGGGTGGAGCGTCAACTCAAGACCTTGAAAGGAGGGGCGCGAAGCCCCTCGGCTTCGGTCAGCGCACGAAGTCCAAAGCTTTTTCAATCACGCCGGTTCCAAAGAAAGAAGGCACATGATTGCTGCCTTTGACCTTCCAAAGCCCGACGCGGCTATCGCCGGTGCAGTCGGTCCAGGTGTAGGTATCCGTTTCCTTGCTGAAGTCGAGGCCGAAAAAGTCGGTGAAGCCGCCGTCAATCGCGGGCAGACCAATGGGTCCAGGCCGGCTCACGTCGATCTCCCACTTCACGCGCACAAGGTCCAGGGCCTTGGTTTGATCGGTCCGGGTCTGGCAGTTGTTGATGTCGACCCAGCGGCCGGTGGTCGTGAAAGCCCCGGGCGAGCGACCCTGGCCTTCGAAGCCCACGATCGTGTCTTCGTCACCGTGAATCTGAAGGATATTGAGAGGCGCAGGGTTTTTGCATTCCGCTGCCGTTTCAAAGGTCGAACCGGCAATGGATACGATCCCGCGCAGCAGGTCGGGGCGACTGCAGGCCATGGTATAGGCCATGTACCCGCCATTGGAATGGCCGATGATATAAACGCGCGAGGGATCCACGGCAAAACGGGTCTTGGCTTCCTCGATCAGACCGCTCAGGTAGGCGACGTCATCGACGCCGGTTTTCTCGTCATCGCAGCACTGCGGAGTCGCGTTCCAGAAGCGCAGGCCCTTCGAATCCTGGATGCCGTTGGGCATCAGAAGGAGGAACTGCTGACGGTCATTCACTCGCGTCAGGCCGAGCCAAAGATCTGTCTGCTCTGCCGAACTGCGTACGCCATGGAGGAAGACCACCAGGGGGTAGGACTTGGATTCGCTGTAACCGAAGGGCGTGACCAATTTGGCTGGTCTTGCGCCGCCGAGTTCAAAGGTTTTCGCCTGAACACTGGCACTGATCAAGGAGCCTAGGCCGAGACATAGGATGAGTTTACGCAGCATGGATTCCCTCTAAGTATTGAATGGGCTAAGACTTGGTTGTACGCAATCGTCCGCTTCTAGCCCGAAGCGAGTATGTATAGCAAGCCCTTTCTGGGTGGGGAATCCGGCTTGCGCTTGCTCGGTTGGCGTATGATTTGCGTGTAAAATTGCGGCGCGGAACAGTTGCCATTCCTTTAAAACTCCCTTACATTGCCGCGACCGCAAAAAATTCAGGAGCACCCCCATGACGTCCCCGTTTATGATCGCCGTATCCGGTGGTTCTGGCTCAGGCAAGACGACCTTCGTCAGTAAACTGTGGAATCGTTTGGAAGTGGAACGGCCTTTGGTGATCAGCATTGATCATTATTATAGCGACCTTTCACAGCTGCCCTTCGAAGAGCGCGCGAAAAAGAACTTTGATGATCCTGATGCCATCGAACGGGATCTTCTGCATGAGCAGATCAGTCTTTTGCGCAACGGCGTGCCGGTCGAACGCCCTTGTTATGATTTCGCGAGCCATACCCGCCTTGCGAAGACGGAACGCCTGGAGCCCAGCAGCATCATCATCGTCGACGGAATCTTCTCGCTCTGTTATCCCGAGCTCCTGAAACTTTTTGATCTGAAGATCTTCCTCGATGTGGAAGACGATGTGCGCGTGGTTCGCCGCATAGGTCGTGATATCGCGGAACGCGGCCGCAGTTTTGATAACTGCGCGGGGCAGTACCTGGGTTCAGTGAAGGCCATGTATCAGAAGCATATCGAGCCTTCCAAGGATATGGCGGATTTCATTATACCGTGGCACAGCTTCAACGAGCGTGCGGTGAATTTCCTGGCGAATCTGGTTCAGATGGAAGTGCAGAACAAGAGGGCCCAGGCATCGCGGTGAACAGTAAATATGAGACGATTCTGTAGTTGATATGCGACAGGCGTAACAACCGCAGAATCATACTTCCTGGTAATAGGCTCTCAAGCCATTTTGCAGATTCTTTCCGAGCTTTCGAGCATCCTCAATTTTTCAGTTATTTCCGTGAACTAAAAATCGAAATCCTGACGGCGACGTCAGGAGCGGCGTGAATTCGTCCGTCGAGATCACGAGTTTCTTCCTGAAAAT contains:
- a CDS encoding sensor histidine kinase yields the protein MAEKRQYSRSLQRRLVITILVASSALTTLFTAISFYLDYREEMNSLASTLESIEHSSVNNIAQSLYDFNSEAVQTQIKGITGIRDIMKVLVFGEDGKVYAQAKAEPHKNEVVSFVGLEKVFEENRTIKIFPLMNPKEPTEQIGSLSVEASQRNMLVRLSNKAIYFFFTQGMKTLIVSLIIIWIFRFLVTQHLWKIVKHLGIYDFQAETMGDPLSLKRSAPPRPDELDALVDTVNTLSQRLHFYNAAMKEQFSIKEQEVRDQRAIANNVVKLATLGEMAGGIAHEINNPLHIIKGYNDILVDQLGQGIMDREVLHRASLVIEKNTNRIARIVSSLLMFSRKGDQETFGLINMPKLIDQVVSITQPLAENHGIRYEVDLDDLNDARAVECNEVQIAQVLINIINNAIDAIVEHERRDPWIRVVGRADGDGVAIEVIDCGPGIPDEVAAKMFEPFFTTKEVGKGTGLGLSMSLGIVEQHHGRLYLDKARPHTSFVVELPYQHEAERKAS
- a CDS encoding alpha/beta hydrolase, with product MVPIEIKLPYSQLVMQGFQSNPYAARRAVALHGWLDNCFSFRPLAERLPEVNIIAFDLPGHGDSSTLPEGVSFDFHQYLVWLHELITALDGPPDILLGHSMGAAIMSLYAGVFPEHAAQLILIEGIGPLSAPEDEAPQKMRAYIQSWLQPARLRNAIYANRDEAVRARQKNGPLTMESAQILAERGVAARGQGVVWKHDPRLKLPSRYQFSEAQTLAYLGAITSSTLYIEATQTIIPDNDLTRKRKETVRGMQSVTLAGGHHLHLDDPEPVAQAIRSFLKLEVV
- a CDS encoding peroxiredoxin: MKHWLATLALVSSFSAVEAADLKLNDPAPTFTLKNQDGKDFDLKSRAGQWTVLYFYPKAETPGCTKQACAFRDNIKKIRAQGAEVYGISGDTVEKQAGFHKSQRLNFDLLADPDAKVIEQYGAKMPMVAMSKRWTFIVNPELKIVSIDKDVDPVIDSEKIADQIAELKKK
- a CDS encoding hydroxymethylglutaryl-CoA reductase; translated protein: MARSLQILVRRDLRPMPLSERSYLVDTEAKNALSIPGKNDYSEAARLDRLAFIQKQSGAAAQQIGSANLDATQMRGTVENFIGSIQVPVGLAGPLLFDGASVQGMITAPFATTEGALVASACRGSRLLTAAGGVYTQVISQSVHRAPSFNVDSLREAIRLKEFVESQLHVMQAFVRQASKHAVLQEIVPFVNGRTLHVVMHFSTGDAAGQNMVTVVADHLSRELVKLAEANLGIAIRSFQIEGGMNGDKKVNFYSFIKGRGVRVAAECFIPNHVFLEQFRLDPDAFHEHYQRGVAASSLVGGMGVNVNIANALAALFIATGQDVASVHESSLGYLLVERDTDGLYCCLTLPSLLVGTVGGGTILPTQSEGLALLDCVGAGRKGRLAEIIAGFCLALDLSTWSAIAAHTFTDAHKRLGRR
- a CDS encoding alpha/beta hydrolase family esterase, with amino-acid sequence MLRKLILCLGLGSLISASVQAKTFELGGARPAKLVTPFGYSESKSYPLVVFLHGVRSSAEQTDLWLGLTRVNDRQQFLLLMPNGIQDSKGLRFWNATPQCCDDEKTGVDDVAYLSGLIEEAKTRFAVDPSRVYIIGHSNGGYMAYTMACSRPDLLRGIVSIAGSTFETAAECKNPAPLNILQIHGDEDTIVGFEGQGRSPGAFTTTGRWVDINNCQTRTDQTKALDLVRVKWEIDVSRPGPIGLPAIDGGFTDFFGLDFSKETDTYTWTDCTGDSRVGLWKVKGSNHVPSFFGTGVIEKALDFVR
- the udk gene encoding uridine kinase, whose amino-acid sequence is MTSPFMIAVSGGSGSGKTTFVSKLWNRLEVERPLVISIDHYYSDLSQLPFEERAKKNFDDPDAIERDLLHEQISLLRNGVPVERPCYDFASHTRLAKTERLEPSSIIIVDGIFSLCYPELLKLFDLKIFLDVEDDVRVVRRIGRDIAERGRSFDNCAGQYLGSVKAMYQKHIEPSKDMADFIIPWHSFNERAVNFLANLVQMEVQNKRAQASR